One Prosthecochloris marina DNA segment encodes these proteins:
- a CDS encoding UDP-glucose dehydrogenase family protein, translating into MKITIFGSGYVGLVTGACFADVGNEVLCVDTDEKKIDRLKEGEIPIYEPGLQELVTDNSRKGRLRFTSDSAEGVAFGLFQFIAVGTPPGEDGSADLRHVLAVADTIGQKMDDYKIIVDKSTVPVGTAELVSKRLLSALGERGLSIDYDVVSNPEFLKEGDAIADFMKPDRVVVGVDNPRTKELLRTLYAPFNRSHDRFIAMDIRSAELTKYAANAMLATKISFMNEIANIAERVGADVEAIRLGIGSDSRIGFSFIYPGLGYGGSCFPKDVQALERTSHQHGYDARILQAVEAVNYEQKFSIVKKIKQHFKNELSGKTIALWGLAFKPNTDDMREAPSRRVLEELLSSEAKVRAYDPVAMGEARSIYGKREGLALVETSESALRGADALVIVTEWMVFRSPDFEMIKQELSTPIIFDGRNIYDPDLMEQLGFIYYSIGRMPKGIEVYEAIG; encoded by the coding sequence ATGAAAATTACCATATTTGGATCAGGGTATGTAGGGCTGGTGACAGGTGCATGTTTTGCAGATGTTGGAAACGAAGTTTTATGTGTTGATACAGATGAGAAGAAAATCGATCGTTTGAAGGAAGGGGAAATTCCTATTTATGAACCGGGTCTTCAAGAATTAGTGACTGATAACAGCAGAAAAGGACGTTTAAGGTTTACGTCAGATTCTGCTGAAGGTGTGGCATTTGGCCTGTTTCAGTTTATTGCAGTGGGTACTCCACCAGGAGAAGACGGATCAGCAGATCTTCGACATGTGCTCGCTGTCGCTGATACTATCGGTCAGAAGATGGATGATTACAAAATAATAGTCGATAAGTCTACTGTACCGGTCGGCACTGCAGAGCTTGTGAGTAAGCGTTTATTGTCAGCACTAGGTGAGCGCGGTCTGTCAATTGATTACGATGTTGTGTCGAATCCAGAATTTCTTAAAGAAGGGGATGCTATAGCAGATTTTATGAAACCTGATCGCGTTGTTGTTGGGGTTGACAATCCAAGAACAAAGGAGTTGCTTCGTACGCTCTATGCTCCATTTAACCGTAGTCATGACCGATTTATTGCAATGGATATTCGTTCCGCGGAACTGACGAAATATGCGGCTAATGCTATGCTGGCTACGAAAATAAGCTTTATGAATGAGATCGCTAATATAGCGGAACGAGTTGGGGCGGATGTGGAAGCTATTCGTTTAGGTATCGGTTCAGATTCGAGAATTGGTTTTTCATTCATTTATCCAGGATTAGGTTATGGTGGTTCTTGTTTTCCAAAAGATGTGCAAGCACTTGAGCGTACATCGCATCAGCATGGTTATGATGCCAGAATTCTGCAGGCAGTTGAGGCGGTTAACTATGAACAAAAATTCTCTATCGTTAAAAAAATAAAGCAACATTTCAAAAATGAACTCAGTGGAAAAACGATTGCGCTATGGGGGCTTGCTTTTAAGCCAAATACTGACGATATGCGTGAGGCACCAAGCCGAAGAGTGTTAGAGGAGCTGCTAAGTTCAGAGGCGAAAGTACGAGCATATGATCCAGTAGCAATGGGTGAGGCCCGCAGTATCTATGGTAAGCGTGAAGGATTGGCGTTGGTCGAGACGTCAGAATCTGCGCTTAGAGGGGCAGATGCATTGGTAATAGTGACTGAATGGATGGTGTTTAGGAGCCCCGACTTTGAGATGATAAAGCAAGAGTTGAGTACCCCCATCATTTTTGATGGAAGAAATATTTATGATCCTGATCTGATGGAACAGCTTGGGTTTATTTATTATTCCATTGGTAGAATGCCAAAGGGCATTGAGGTATATGAGGCTATTGGTTAG
- a CDS encoding glycosyltransferase → MIIGILGTCPYKYGRFIKIMEILNETIDDEIVIQCGSNKYDSKKIRFVEYFDRDEYGKQIKSAQCVISHAGFGVLNDCIKYKKRLIICPRSKKLNEHSDDHQIDLASNLINKSQSLKIIMPGEERKIIEYYNEVMLKPFDAIFDSLEKNRLIRSIKSYMKNVL, encoded by the coding sequence ATGATAATTGGAATATTGGGAACTTGTCCATATAAGTACGGTAGGTTTATAAAAATTATGGAAATATTGAATGAGACTATAGATGATGAAATAGTTATACAGTGTGGCAGTAATAAATATGATTCAAAAAAGATAAGATTTGTCGAGTATTTCGATCGCGATGAATATGGTAAACAAATAAAGAGTGCACAGTGTGTTATATCGCATGCTGGATTTGGTGTGTTAAATGACTGTATTAAATATAAAAAAAGATTGATTATTTGTCCAAGATCAAAGAAGTTAAATGAGCACTCAGATGACCATCAAATAGATTTGGCTAGTAACCTAATTAATAAAAGTCAATCGCTGAAAATAATTATGCCAGGTGAAGAAAGAAAAATAATAGAGTATTATAATGAAGTTATGTTAAAGCCATTCGATGCGATATTTGATTCATTAGAGAAAAATAGATTGATAAGGTCAATAAAATCATATATGAAAAATGTACTATAA
- the rfbA gene encoding glucose-1-phosphate thymidylyltransferase RfbA, whose protein sequence is MKGIILAGGSGTRLYPVTRGISKQLLPIYDKPMIYYPLSTLMLAGIRDVLVISTPVDLPLFQRVLDDGSDWGIRLSYVEQPSPDGLAQAFLLGEEFIGNDDVCLILGDNIFFGYGFTGMLQRAVQDVQKVRVASIFGYYVNDPERYGVAEFDEAGNVLSIEEKPKEPKSNYAVVGLYFYTNDVVGIAKNVKPSVRGELEITSVNEEFLLRKQLRMSIMGRGFAWLDTGTHDSFQEAGNFIETVEKRQGLKIACPEEIAWRSGWIDDEQLEELAKPLMKSQYGEYLLQLLKRS, encoded by the coding sequence GTGAAAGGAATTATACTTGCTGGGGGTTCTGGCACTCGGTTGTACCCGGTGACAAGAGGAATATCAAAACAACTTTTGCCTATATACGACAAGCCGATGATTTATTACCCGCTGAGCACGCTTATGCTTGCGGGGATACGTGATGTGCTGGTTATTTCAACACCGGTTGATCTTCCTTTGTTTCAGAGAGTATTGGACGATGGAAGTGACTGGGGAATCAGGTTATCCTATGTAGAACAGCCTTCGCCTGACGGATTGGCGCAGGCGTTCTTGCTTGGTGAGGAGTTTATCGGAAATGATGATGTGTGCCTTATCCTTGGTGATAATATCTTCTTTGGCTATGGCTTCACCGGTATGCTGCAGAGAGCGGTGCAGGATGTTCAGAAGGTGCGTGTAGCTAGTATTTTCGGGTATTATGTGAACGATCCGGAACGGTATGGAGTGGCTGAATTCGACGAAGCAGGTAATGTGCTGTCGATAGAGGAGAAGCCGAAAGAACCAAAGTCAAATTATGCGGTTGTCGGGTTGTATTTTTATACGAATGATGTCGTAGGGATTGCAAAAAACGTAAAACCTTCTGTAAGGGGTGAGCTGGAAATTACGTCGGTGAATGAAGAGTTTTTGCTCCGCAAGCAGTTACGGATGTCGATCATGGGGCGTGGATTTGCCTGGTTAGACACGGGAACGCATGACTCCTTTCAGGAAGCGGGAAACTTCATAGAGACAGTTGAAAAGCGACAGGGACTGAAAATCGCCTGTCCGGAGGAGATCGCCTGGCGGAGCGGATGGATAGACGATGAACAACTCGAGGAACTGGCAAAGCCATTGATGAAAAGCCAGTATGGAGAGTACCTGCTTCAACTGCTTAAAAGAAGTTGA
- a CDS encoding glycosyltransferase: protein MLSVIIPVYNAKKTIEDCLASLENQSLPKSEYEVICVDDGSIDDSLEIIKKTKKKVRYKLNILTQKNQGPAVARNNGVAVSDGHIIVFTDSDCELEKNFLEKIKLSFEDKEIAGVQGAYKTKQKSKVARFAQYEIEQRYDIYKRNKYISMMGTYAAAYKKEVFQYYGGFDTRFPIASGEDFALSSKVSSNGHKLVFNEDAICYHKHPDTISAYSKQKYSRGYWRNLLYKLYPSNIINDDYTPNTLKIQFVLLSLIMLLMMISMLFQYTAIFVMIFLLIALFFVVDYKLYKKIYKKDKAVFLLSPIFVFVRMMSIILGVVMGSSNWIVDNLSVQK, encoded by the coding sequence ATGCTAAGTGTCATAATACCTGTTTATAATGCTAAAAAGACTATTGAAGATTGCTTGGCATCATTAGAAAATCAATCTTTACCAAAAAGCGAATATGAGGTGATTTGTGTTGATGATGGTTCTATTGATGATTCATTAGAAATTATTAAGAAAACCAAAAAAAAGGTTAGATATAAACTAAATATTTTGACACAAAAAAATCAGGGGCCAGCTGTAGCTAGAAATAATGGAGTTGCAGTTTCAGATGGCCATATAATCGTATTTACAGATTCTGATTGTGAGTTAGAAAAGAATTTTCTCGAGAAAATAAAATTATCATTTGAAGATAAAGAAATAGCAGGAGTGCAAGGTGCATATAAAACAAAACAAAAAAGCAAAGTTGCGCGATTTGCACAATATGAAATAGAGCAGAGATATGATATTTATAAAAGAAATAAGTATATATCTATGATGGGAACATATGCTGCTGCTTATAAAAAAGAAGTTTTTCAATATTATGGTGGGTTTGATACTAGATTTCCGATAGCGTCTGGAGAAGATTTTGCGCTATCAAGCAAAGTGTCATCTAATGGGCATAAACTTGTATTCAATGAAGATGCTATATGCTATCATAAACATCCTGATACAATAAGTGCTTATTCGAAGCAAAAGTATTCCCGAGGTTATTGGCGTAATTTATTGTATAAGCTATATCCTTCAAATATCATCAATGATGATTATACCCCAAATACACTAAAGATACAGTTTGTTTTGCTATCTTTGATAATGCTATTAATGATGATATCAATGCTTTTTCAATATACTGCAATATTTGTGATGATTTTTTTGTTAATAGCATTATTTTTTGTTGTTGATTATAAATTATATAAAAAGATATACAAAAAAGATAAGGCAGTATTTTTACTATCGCCAATATTTGTATTTGTAAGAATGATGTCGATAATTCTTGGAGTAGTCATGGGTTCAAGTAATTGGATTGTCGATAATTTGTCAGTACAAAAATAA
- the rfbC gene encoding dTDP-4-dehydrorhamnose 3,5-epimerase has protein sequence MLYTEVVIKEQFNKSTYILQVTATAIPDVLVFVPKVYGDGRGYFFESFRKEVLKEHVGQVDFVQDNESKSGFGVLRGLHFQKPPFTQSKLVHVTDGVVLDVAVDIREGSPSYGEHVAVKLDSETHNMLWIPQGFAHGFVVLSDEAVFSYKCDNYYAPDHDAGIRWNDPDIGIDWGIPQERIQLSEKDARQPFFKDAFHFSYDEFKQEKVYPRNSA, from the coding sequence ATGCTCTATACAGAAGTTGTTATTAAAGAGCAATTCAACAAATCAACATATATTTTGCAAGTAACTGCTACAGCTATTCCTGATGTTTTGGTTTTTGTTCCGAAAGTATACGGGGATGGGCGTGGGTATTTTTTTGAGTCATTCAGGAAAGAGGTTCTTAAGGAGCATGTCGGTCAGGTGGATTTTGTTCAGGATAATGAGTCGAAATCAGGATTTGGGGTTTTGCGTGGTCTGCATTTTCAAAAACCACCGTTTACCCAATCGAAGTTGGTCCACGTGACAGATGGAGTGGTCCTCGATGTTGCGGTTGATATTCGGGAAGGTTCACCCTCGTACGGTGAGCATGTAGCGGTGAAGCTTGATTCTGAAACACACAATATGCTCTGGATCCCGCAAGGGTTTGCTCACGGGTTTGTGGTGCTTTCAGATGAAGCGGTCTTTTCTTACAAATGCGATAACTATTATGCTCCTGATCATGATGCCGGCATACGGTGGAACGATCCTGATATAGGGATTGATTGGGGCATTCCGCAAGAGCGGATTCAACTGTCTGAAAAAGATGCTCGTCAGCCGTTCTTCAAAGACGCGTTTCATTTCTCATATGATGAGTTTAAACAGGAAAAAGTC
- a CDS encoding sulfotransferase family protein, with protein sequence MYYNDKPYNIPNFIVVGAAKSGTTSLYQYLKQHNDIYMSFRKEIMFFDLNYYKGLEYYAKYFKGYNGEKAIGDISPSYMCDSNVPRRIAKILPKTKIIFLLRNPIDRIYSHYWDLVCWKIIKSDFRDAIHQSAIWKKSYGYLEYDILEMGLYYKYINKYREYYSDDDIGVFLYDDMCEDVYAFMDKIFDFLNISKRVEIDLSDKVNQKRQHKNQILSKILVSERLREYVVSNMNEKTIKKLRKIYDNILSINTEKIKVEEIDDADKSFLLNFYKSDIEKLSCYLNRDLTQWLNI encoded by the coding sequence ATGTACTATAATGATAAGCCATACAATATTCCAAATTTTATTGTTGTTGGGGCTGCAAAATCAGGTACGACATCATTATATCAATACTTGAAGCAACATAATGATATATATATGTCGTTTCGCAAAGAAATAATGTTTTTTGATTTGAATTATTATAAGGGCTTAGAGTATTATGCTAAATATTTTAAGGGTTATAATGGTGAAAAAGCAATTGGGGATATATCACCAAGCTATATGTGTGATTCTAATGTCCCAAGAAGAATTGCGAAGATACTGCCAAAAACAAAAATAATTTTCTTATTAAGAAACCCGATTGACAGAATATATTCACATTATTGGGATCTTGTATGCTGGAAAATTATAAAAAGTGATTTTAGAGACGCAATTCATCAGAGTGCTATATGGAAAAAAAGTTATGGTTATTTGGAGTATGATATATTGGAGATGGGTCTATACTATAAATATATAAATAAATATAGGGAGTACTACTCTGATGACGATATTGGTGTTTTTTTATATGATGATATGTGTGAAGATGTTTATGCATTTATGGATAAAATATTCGATTTTTTAAACATAAGTAAAAGAGTTGAGATTGATCTATCTGATAAAGTGAATCAAAAACGTCAGCATAAAAATCAAATTTTGTCAAAAATTCTTGTGAGCGAAAGATTGAGAGAATATGTGGTTTCTAATATGAATGAAAAGACAATCAAAAAATTAAGAAAGATATATGATAATATTCTTTCAATTAATACAGAAAAAATAAAAGTTGAGGAAATAGATGATGCAGATAAAAGTTTTTTATTGAACTTTTACAAAAGTGATATAGAAAAATTATCGTGCTATTTGAATAGAGACTTAACTCAATGGCTAAATATATAA
- a CDS encoding four helix bundle protein, with translation MEIYRLTDGFPDLERYGLTSQVRRAVVSVVSNIAEGSARKNKKDQGHFYQIAYSSLMEVACQLILSVDLGFMDASIHDQLKLNISEISNKLNALYRSCY, from the coding sequence TTGGAGATCTATCGATTGACCGACGGTTTTCCGGATTTGGAGCGGTACGGTTTAACCAGTCAAGTAAGAAGGGCAGTGGTATCTGTTGTATCGAATATAGCGGAAGGCTCTGCCAGAAAAAATAAAAAAGATCAAGGTCATTTTTATCAGATAGCATACAGTTCTTTGATGGAGGTTGCGTGCCAGTTAATTCTTTCTGTTGATCTGGGCTTTATGGATGCATCCATACATGATCAGTTAAAACTGAACATCAGCGAGATTTCAAATAAACTGAATGCTCTATACAGAAGTTGTTATTAA
- a CDS encoding B12-binding domain-containing radical SAM protein, protein MKILLLNPPFIAMYSRQSRSPCVAKSGTIYYPYYLAYAAGSLRKCGYDVKLLDSIILEYDKEQTISAIIQYKPDMVMIATSTPSIYNDIFYANEIKKINDKIKTCLVGTHPTNLPDETMMMSKSIDYILRGEYDYTIRDLVDAIKNKKDLDSVPGLTYREDIDGVVRHNENAELPTSKMLDELPYVSEVYYYMIGRDAMYKYLYASIKWPYLSILSARGCPYNCSFCNVPSKKMYRPRSIGNVIGELRYIKENMPFIKEVLFEDDTFTADKKRTREICNEIIENKIKINWSCNSRVDLDYDTMKLMKKAGCRLLCVGFESPNEKSLNDISKSINNKEQISFAKEAKRAGLLINGCFILGLPNDNKDSIKKTIEYAKKLSPNTAQFYPLMVYPGTESYKWAKSNGYLKTENWADWLTKEGLHNTTVSYDELSSEEIMIACDKARLDFYTDPKYISKMIIQSIKDPHEALRMYKSGKVFAKYLIDYIRRSKELKIK, encoded by the coding sequence ATGAAAATTTTGCTTTTAAATCCACCATTTATCGCCATGTATTCAAGACAAAGTAGGTCACCATGCGTGGCAAAAAGTGGAACAATATACTATCCTTATTATTTGGCTTATGCAGCGGGTTCTTTGAGAAAGTGTGGATATGATGTAAAGCTATTGGATTCTATAATACTTGAGTATGATAAAGAACAGACAATATCGGCAATAATACAATATAAGCCAGATATGGTCATGATTGCAACAAGTACGCCAAGTATATACAATGATATTTTTTATGCAAATGAAATAAAAAAAATAAATGATAAAATAAAGACATGTCTTGTTGGAACGCACCCTACGAATTTGCCGGATGAAACCATGATGATGTCTAAGAGTATTGATTATATACTTAGAGGCGAATACGATTACACAATACGCGATTTGGTTGATGCTATAAAAAATAAAAAGGATTTAGATAGTGTTCCGGGATTAACATACAGAGAAGATATTGATGGTGTGGTAAGGCATAATGAGAATGCTGAATTGCCAACATCAAAAATGTTAGATGAATTACCATACGTTTCCGAAGTGTATTATTATATGATAGGAAGAGATGCTATGTATAAATATTTATATGCATCTATAAAATGGCCGTATTTATCGATACTGTCTGCTAGAGGGTGCCCTTATAATTGTTCGTTTTGTAATGTGCCATCAAAAAAGATGTATAGACCTAGATCAATAGGTAATGTTATAGGTGAATTAAGGTATATTAAAGAAAATATGCCTTTTATAAAAGAAGTGTTATTTGAAGATGATACTTTTACGGCAGATAAAAAAAGAACAAGAGAAATATGTAATGAAATAATAGAAAATAAAATAAAAATAAATTGGTCTTGTAATTCAAGAGTTGATTTGGATTACGATACAATGAAATTGATGAAAAAAGCGGGTTGTAGGCTTTTGTGTGTTGGCTTTGAAAGTCCAAATGAGAAATCGTTAAATGATATATCAAAATCTATAAATAACAAAGAGCAAATAAGTTTTGCGAAAGAAGCAAAAAGAGCAGGATTATTGATAAATGGATGTTTTATATTAGGTTTGCCTAATGACAATAAGGATTCCATAAAGAAAACGATCGAGTATGCAAAAAAACTATCACCGAATACAGCACAATTTTATCCATTAATGGTATATCCGGGTACAGAATCGTATAAATGGGCAAAAAGTAACGGATATTTAAAAACGGAAAATTGGGCAGATTGGTTAACAAAGGAAGGTTTGCATAATACGACAGTATCATATGATGAATTAAGTTCTGAAGAAATTATGATCGCATGTGATAAAGCAAGACTCGATTTTTATACTGACCCAAAATATATAAGTAAAATGATAATTCAATCAATAAAAGATCCTCATGAAGCATTGAGAATGTATAAAAGTGGGAAAGTCTTTGCGAAATATTTAATTGATTATATTAGAAGATCAAAAGAATTAAAAATAAAATAA
- the pssD gene encoding PssD/Cps14F family polysaccharide biosynthesis glycosyltransferase has product MNKKSKVCLVCANGGHYTEMNAIADTYEGYDHFYITYFGPDTTHLKNAYYFKDRKILLYKMFELFFLCIPILIKERPKVILSTGAAIVVPISIVAKIMNIKIVYLDSGTVIGERSGTGKFMYYVSDVFLTQWPEMKKVYGKKAKYWGRIL; this is encoded by the coding sequence ATGAATAAAAAAAGCAAAGTATGTTTGGTTTGTGCGAATGGTGGACATTATACGGAAATGAACGCTATTGCTGATACTTATGAAGGATACGATCATTTTTATATTACATATTTTGGCCCGGATACAACGCATTTAAAAAATGCATATTATTTTAAAGATAGAAAAATATTGCTCTATAAAATGTTTGAGTTGTTTTTTTTATGTATACCTATATTGATTAAAGAGCGGCCAAAAGTTATTTTGTCAACAGGGGCTGCTATAGTTGTACCTATTTCAATAGTGGCAAAAATTATGAATATTAAAATAGTTTATCTTGACTCTGGTACTGTAATTGGTGAAAGGTCGGGTACAGGAAAGTTTATGTATTATGTCTCAGATGTATTTTTGACTCAATGGCCTGAAATGAAAAAAGTTTATGGAAAAAAAGCTAAATATTGGGGTAGAATATTATGA